In the Styela clava chromosome 8, kaStyClav1.hap1.2, whole genome shotgun sequence genome, one interval contains:
- the LOC120346830 gene encoding uncharacterized protein LOC120346830, producing MNMEFSNMQLVFMIVYLTQVFEVSATALQFCESDLSCQQELNYCCKNPYPHCCEYDRFVHDSNINDDNNEAFLKSGLKSALVLLIMSSAIFLLCFCVMRCCRRATPSHMRRGTLADFNTEHGLVPITRQLSSRTLRIIGISVSHPPEETRDDPPSYNEIAQSAVPGEETEKPPEYSSIFKDSDT from the exons ATGAATATGGAGTTTTCGAATATGCAACTTGTGTTTATGATCGTTTATCTGACCCAGGTTTTTGAAG TATCTGCGACCGCACTACAGTTTTGTGAATCAGACTTATCGTGTCAACAAGAACTGAACTATTGTTGCAAGAATCCATATCCTCATTGTTGTGAATATGACAGATTTGTTCATGATTCAAATATTAATGATGACAACAATGAAGCCTTTTTAAAATCAGG ATTGAAATCCGCTCTTGTTCTTTTAATCATGTCTTCTGCAATAtttcttttatgtttttgtGTGATGAGATGCTGCAGAAGGGCCACACCATCACACATGCGCAGAG GTACACTTGCTGATTTCAATACAGAGCATGGTTTGGTGCCTATAACAAGGCAATTAAGCTCTCGAACTCTCAGAATAATAGGCATCTCTGTTTCTCATCCACCTGAAGAAACTCGTGATGATCCACCCAGCTATAACGAGATTGCTCAGTCCGCAGTGCCAGGAGAAGAAACCGAAAAACCACCAgaatattcttcaatttttaaagATAGTGATACATGA
- the LOC120346829 gene encoding serine/arginine-rich splicing factor 5-like, which yields MACRIYVGRLSHRARESDVERFFRGYGRIRDIMMKNGFCFVEFDDYRDADDAVHDLSGKELCGERVVIEIAKGTPRGAGGNFISGYYPPPAPQSRGRDYGGYGRDHGGGRRGGRDRDSGGGNFGPPSHTEYRVIVENLSSRVSWQDLKDYMRQAGEVTFADAHRFHKNEGVVEFASRSDMDSAIEKLDDTEINGRRIKIVRDMSRARKHSSRSRSRSRSRSRRNSRRSHSRSRSHSRSGSRSKRSRSGSRGRKRSRSREDRNGHSRSRSRSASPAKKKKSTERSRSRSDERKSKSRERPESERGDEDGKRNEDGEDKAEEDDRERSRSRSRSPSPRDERRRSRSHSDPPRSRSRSRSHS from the coding sequence ATGGCGTGTCGCATATATGTTGGTAGGCTAAGCCATAGGGCAAGGGAAAGTGATGTGGAACGATTTTTTCGGGGATATGGCCGTATCAGagatataatgatgaaaaaTGGATTTTGTTTCGTGGAATTTGATGATTACAGAGACGCCGATGACGCAGTTCATGACCTCAGCGGAAAGGAACTGTGTGGCGAAAGAGTTGTAATTGAAATTGCCAAAGGTACACCTAGAGGCGCGGGTGGAAACTTTATCAGTGGATACTATCCACCCCCTGCCCCACAGAGCAGGGGAAGAGATTATGGTGGATATGGTCGGGATCACGGTGGCGGACGCAGAGGTGGTCGTGACAGGGATAGTGGAGGTGGAAATTTTGGTCCACCATCTCACACAGAATATAGAGTCATAGTTGAGAATTTATCATCACGTGTAAGCTGGCAAGACTTGAAGGACTACATGCGTCAAGCTGGAGAAGTTACCTTCGCTGATGCTCACAGGTTTCACAAAAATGAAGGTGTTGTTGAGTTTGCGTCACGTAGCGACATGGATAGTGCTATTGAAAAGCTTGATGATACCGAAATTAATGGACGTCGAATCAAGATTGTTAGGGACATGAGTCGAGCTCGAAAACATAGTTCTAGATCTCGTTCTAGAAGCCGAAGTAGAAGTCGCAGAAACAGCAGAAGGTCGCACAGCAGATCAAGGAGTCACAGCCGATCTGGATCGAGGTCCAAGCGTTCCAGGAGCGGAAGTCGGGGAAGAAAAAGGTCCCGCAGTCGTGAAGACCGAAATGGCCATTCACGATCTCGCAGTCGATCGGCCTCTCCAGCAAAGAAGAAGAAATCAACTGAGCGTTCTCGTTCCAGATCTGATGAAAGAAAATCTAAATCCAGAGAAAGACCAGAATCAGAGAGGGGAGATGAAGATGGCAAACGCAATGAAGATGGAGAGGACAAGGCTGAAGAGGATGACAGAGAAAGAAGCCGGAGCAGGAGTCGTTCACCATCGCCTAGAGACGAACGTCGTCGTTCACGAAGCCATTCTGATCCGCCACGCTCAAGATCTCGCTCCAGAAGTCATAGTTGA